The window GTTTTCGCCGTCGTTTGATCGTCGCCGGCCGCCGTTCATCACAGCAGCGGTCAGTTCCCTTAGATATTAATTGAATATATGAATGAAATTGAGTGAATACTGTGCATTAGATATATTGAATTTGTGAATTTGTGATTGAGTTGTTTTTTTTGCTCCATACTTGCCTAGGAATTAACAGTCACTGAGTGTTGAGATAAAGGCATAAAGCACCATCTTAATTAAATGTACAAATACCACATTATGTTTTACCTAATATTCTCATGTCTGTCATGTGTAATactagtttattttgcactttttcagaCCCCTTTCCTTTGAATCTttatcccaaatataaatattctCCAGTATAGTGGTGTAAAGGAAATGTTAATAGTAACTAGGAGTAACAGAGTATAAAGCATCAGAATTAAACTTTGGAGTCATATATACTGATTAAAACTATAACACCAAATATGACCATCAAGATTTAAAACTACTAACTAGTGAAACTAAAATACTTGGTGCAGATATTGTTTTTAGGCTTGAAACAGATTATTGCAACATCTTCTTGGTCAAATAGTCAAGCAAAACACCAACGAATTCAACTAGTAAAAAGAATCTTTAAAGCATCTAATGTAAACAATCGGGAAGGAATGGTTCATAGTTAATGCATCAGATTCTTAACAGTGAAGTTTTATAGCAAGCTTcacttgtattttcttttgtgtGAATACGATTGTTAGATTGTCTTCTAACTAAAACTTTTACTTTATAATTCAGTTTCATATTTCAATGAAGAGGTATTTTCCCCAACTACCAAAATCAAGTTTGGCATCTCATAATCAATCTAACCAGGAGGAAAATGCCAATCAATCAGAAGTAGCGTTGCATTCTTCTCAGATGACTTCTTATCAAGTTAAGCATAAGTATACGTTTCTCTTAACTTCTTCAATTGATGTAGTAAGACTTCTTATAAATCAAGGAATCACATTTGGGGGTCATGATGAATCTGAATCATCACTTGACAATGGTAATTTTCTTGAAATTCTTTCTTGGTATGCGAAAAGATGTGATAACATTCATGATTTTGTATTGGAACAAGCTTAACAAAAAGATCTAATGATTTTTCCAATGATTCAAAAAGATATTGTGACTGCATGTAAGATTGAAACAACTAAGGCTATCATACAGGAATTAAATGGTGACTACTTTGCCTTATTAGTTGATGTGTCACACATGGAGCAAATGGTTATCGTTTTACGATTTGTTGATAGAAGAGGATTTGTGATGGAGCGGCTTATTGACATTATTCATATTCAAGATACTAGTTTTTTATCTTTAAAGAGGACAATCGTTGATTTGCTTGCTCATCATTCCTTGAGTCTATCTTATGTGCGTGGACAATGTTATGATGAGGGAAGTAATATGCTAAATAATATCAAAGGTCTTAAAATGTTGATTAGGCAAGAAAATAGATCGGCACATTCTATTCATTGTTTTGCTCATCAACTTCAGCAAACTCTTGTTGCAATTTCTAAAAATTGTGTTCAAGTGGGAGAAATTATATTATTGgtttcaaatatttcaaatgtGTTTGGGAGCTTCTTTTACACATGGATGaatttcaagaatctcaaagggaaAAAATTCAAGAGGCATTAGATATGGGTGAACTTACAAATGGTAGGAGCTTGCTTCAAGAACTTGGTCTTATTAAAGCTAGTGATACTTGTTGGGGATCACCCTATAAATCTTTCAGCAACTTTATTCGTTTGTTTGGTTTAATTATGGATGTACTTGATGCTATTGTTGTGGATGCACATTCTTTAGATGAAAGAGCAAAGGCAATGGGATATCTCAGAACTTGTCAAACGTTTAAGGTCGCTTTTATGCTGCATTTGATGAGAGATGTTTTAGAAATCACAGATGAACTAAGTAAATCTTTACAGAAGAAGGAGCATGACATTGCTAATGCCATGCTATTCCTTGAAAAAGCAAAGACAATGTTGCAAAAGTTAAGGGATAATGGATGGGAGTCGCTTATTGATAAGGTATCTGCATTTTGTACCATGTATGATATTTTGATACCTAATTTTGATGAGCCATATGTTGACTCTGGAAGATCGCGGTGTAGACCTGCTTATTGTAATGTCTTACATCATTATCGTGTTAAGGTGCTTTATAAAATTGTTGATTGGcaacttcaagaactcaaaggtcGGTTTGATAAGATGACAATTGATTTGCTTCATGGAGTGTCTTGTTTGAATCCAATTAACTCATTTTCTAGTTTTGACATCAGGAAGATAATGAGAATGGCTGAATTATATCCTGATGACTTTCATGAGTATAATATGAATGCTCTTGAAAATCAACTTGCAACTTATATTATTGATGTTCGTGATATTGATCAAAGGTTTTCCAATCTAAGTGGACTTTCCGACCTTTCAAGGAAATTAGTTCAGACAAAGAAACATTTAAATTACTCTCTTGTATTCCTCTTAGTGAAGCTTGGTTTGCTCCTACCAGTTGTcactgcatccattgaaagagaTTTTTCGGCAATGAGGTTTATCAAGAATGGCATGCTGGACCGATCCAATGATGAACTTTTTAGCGgttgctttgtgccttacgtagAAAGAGAAGTATTTAATACTATTTCTAACGATGTTATTATAAAAACAATTAAAGAGATAAAATCTCGTCGAGTAGAGTTGTAATAATGTATTGAGTTGTGCTTTCACTAGTAGAGTTGTGTTTCTTTGGTTTTTTCACatgttttcttctttatattttgaattgCCTTACTAAAAAAATTGTATACGCCACTGATATGCTCGATATATCacttaattaaacaaaataaacaggTACTTCAAACTATATTGTgccatttttcccttttctttccaATATAGGCAACTTCTGCTATGCACCGTCAATTGTCAATGATGCACTGAGAGTAATTCTTACCTGGCTAAGCCAAtatgaaaaagtaaaaaaagtaagTGATACTTAGTAAATATTCCCAAATTGTGTAATATGATTGTGACACAAAAAGTTAAACAATGACTAATCCCAGTATAGCATTGAAAAGTTGCATTAACTGTATGATTGCTAATCTCCTACTCGCCCAATTACTTCAGATATTCTTGTTACTAGTTCATTGTATATATCATTTCTCGATATGGTACGAGACTGTTGATTAGGAAATTAGACTAATCCAAATATGCTACAGTGACATTATGTGGAGTATTTTTCCAAATATAGCTTTGAGGGGCTGGTTCAACAAAGCAAAATTGGTCCTTAGATCAAGTTACTCTTCTCCAAAAAGGGAAAACTGGAAAATAAAGACTGTTAAATCATAAAATACAACTTTAAGATATATCGTAAGAAGTATACCCAAACCTTAAGAGAATAGGTGAAATGGTGAAATAGTTAAAGAGCATTTAAATCCTTTTGGAAACCCTTACACTAAATTGTAAGATTTACACGTGAATttgattttttccttttcctcGAGGCAACGGGTGTAGTTCAAGATCATATAAAGCTTTTTGAAAACTCTTATATAACCAATGATGGATGAGTAAATTATTTGACACCCACCTATTTCTAAAGTTTACACGTgaatttgatattttcttttccttttttcattgAAGTGGAGATAGAGGAGGCTCAACATGATGGTCCTTGAATATAAAAGACATCAGGTAGCCACTCTAAAAGGTttttatttaggaattagccagTACGttctgaatttcagtttttcagtttattttttcaGACAAAAATGTTCTGAACTGTCCTGAAGTTgagatttttaatttaaaatttcaggacaaaataagtatTGGCTAATTTTTAAATAGCATCCCTGAGAATGACTATCTATGCACTTGCCGATTAAGCTCGACATCCTATTAGTAGGTTCGGAGCAATGTTAGTAGCTCGATGGGCTGAATTGAAAGAGAGTAGTCTAGAGCAACTCTAATGAATTGAGAGAGAAGCCCAGAGCGATAGAATGTGAATTAAAGCAATTGGACAGATGAGCTCATGAAAGTTTGACTCTAATACTATGTCAAAAGATTTGAGTATccaacaaaatactaaaatgacTAGAATTGTATGGAGTACAAAATGGTTGTCCTAGTTTTACTTTAAAAAATTTTGTAACATTTTTTCTTTGTCTGAACTAAATGTTCTCTTTCTAAAGTGGACAGATACTGCTGTAATTTGTATTgtgattttaagcttgtgtagcttaaagagggtgaatgagaaatggagaaaaaataaaatatttgagtttcccacCTTGGCAAAGggatattgtcccatattgggggaagaaaaggcttttgatgggtatatatataattgctcttcttctagctcttaaagagttaagaagaagacaagcctcgcgtcgtcgtcgtcatcgctcgctcggcttcaGCTTCGGCTTCTCGTGATGaggacaatgttcagaaatcgaggtaaagcattaaggctttttgatgagtcaaca is drawn from Nicotiana tabacum cultivar K326 chromosome 9, ASM71507v2, whole genome shotgun sequence and contains these coding sequences:
- the LOC107812211 gene encoding uncharacterized protein LOC107812211; the encoded protein is MKRYFPQLPKSSLASHNQSNQEENANQSEVALHSSQMTSYQVKHKYTFLLTSSIDVVRLLINQGITFGGHDESESSLDNDERAKAMGYLRTCQTFKVAFMLHLMRDVLEITDELSKSLQKKEHDIANAMLFLEKAKTMLQKLRDNGWESLIDKVSAFCTMYDILIPNFDEPYVDSGRSRCRPAYCNVLHHYRVKVLYKIVDWQLQELKGRFDKMTIDLLHGVSCLNPINSFSSFDIRKIMRMAELYPDDFHEYNMNALENQLATYIIDVRDIDQRFSNLSGLSDLSRKLVQTKKHLNYSLVFLLVKLGLLLPVVTASIERDFSAMRFIKNGMLDRSNDELFSGCFVPYVEREVFNTISNDVIIKTIKEIKSRRVEL